Proteins found in one Micromonospora sp. WMMD1082 genomic segment:
- a CDS encoding IS1634 family transposase, translating to MAWIRRVRTASGATAVQIAESVGGRRRIVAHVGSARTEAELGLLLSRARELLADPGQGEFELGIEPVAPRATLVGPAGDAALLDADGSPERGPAAVAAPRVVSTASRVLYDVLASVFTALGFDAVGDRVFRDLVIARIVEPTSIRDTGRVLTDLGCKPASEKTMRRTLTRAHTGAYRDQIAQLCFAHAMSSGDVSLCLYDVTTLYFEADKEDDLRKVGYSKERRVDPQIVVGLLVDRHGFPLEIGCFAGNKAETLTLLPVIRQFQARHQITGMVIVADAGMLSATNLRELDEAGLGFIVGSRTTKAPIDLESHYRWHGDYFTDGQIIDTITPRTGTNRDNDPALKAEPVWNPRTHTSSWRAVWAYSATRAVRDNKTLNAQEAKARAVIAGEKTTRTPRFVTINGNTRTLDEASLARARKLVGLKGYVTNIGHHVMSPSNVISNYHDLWHVEQSFRMSKTDLAARPMFHHTKDAIEAHLTIVFTALAVTREVQNRTGLAIRNVLRQLRPLRSATLAINNATQTFPPQIDPDQQAIINALTPSGPQALTK from the coding sequence GTGGCGTGGATTCGGCGGGTGCGGACGGCTTCGGGCGCGACGGCGGTGCAGATCGCCGAGTCCGTTGGCGGGCGTCGGCGGATCGTTGCTCATGTGGGCTCGGCGCGTACCGAGGCTGAGTTGGGGCTGCTGTTGTCGCGGGCCCGCGAGCTTCTCGCCGATCCCGGGCAGGGTGAGTTCGAGCTCGGTATCGAGCCGGTCGCGCCGAGGGCGACGTTGGTCGGCCCGGCCGGTGACGCGGCGCTGTTGGACGCCGACGGTTCACCGGAGCGTGGGCCAGCGGCGGTCGCCGCGCCGCGGGTGGTGTCGACGGCGTCGCGGGTGCTGTACGACGTGCTGGCCTCGGTGTTCACAGCCCTGGGGTTCGACGCGGTGGGTGACAGGGTCTTCCGGGACCTGGTGATCGCGCGGATCGTGGAGCCGACCTCGATCCGAGACACCGGCCGGGTGCTGACCGACCTGGGTTGTAAGCCGGCCAGCGAGAAGACGATGCGCCGCACCCTGACCCGCGCCCACACAGGCGCATACCGCGACCAGATCGCGCAGTTGTGCTTCGCCCACGCCATGAGCAGCGGCGATGTCAGCCTGTGCCTGTACGACGTGACCACGTTGTACTTCGAGGCCGACAAGGAGGACGACCTGCGCAAGGTCGGATACTCCAAGGAACGACGCGTAGACCCGCAGATCGTCGTCGGGCTGCTCGTCGACCGGCACGGGTTCCCGTTGGAGATCGGCTGCTTCGCCGGCAACAAGGCCGAGACGCTGACGTTGCTGCCGGTCATCCGCCAGTTCCAGGCCCGCCACCAGATCACCGGCATGGTCATCGTCGCCGACGCCGGCATGCTCTCGGCGACCAACCTACGCGAACTCGACGAGGCCGGCCTCGGCTTCATCGTCGGCTCCCGCACCACCAAAGCGCCGATCGACCTGGAGTCCCACTACCGCTGGCACGGGGACTACTTCACCGACGGGCAGATCATCGACACGATCACCCCCCGCACCGGCACCAACCGCGACAACGACCCCGCCCTCAAAGCCGAACCGGTGTGGAACCCACGAACCCATACATCCTCGTGGCGGGCGGTGTGGGCCTACTCAGCCACCCGCGCTGTCCGGGACAACAAGACCCTCAACGCCCAAGAGGCAAAGGCACGAGCCGTCATCGCCGGAGAGAAGACGACCCGAACCCCGAGGTTCGTCACCATCAACGGCAACACCCGCACCCTCGACGAAGCGTCACTGGCCAGAGCACGCAAACTCGTCGGGCTCAAGGGCTACGTCACCAACATCGGCCACCACGTGATGAGCCCCAGCAACGTGATCTCCAACTACCACGACCTGTGGCACGTCGAGCAGTCCTTCCGCATGTCCAAAACCGACCTCGCCGCCCGACCCATGTTCCACCACACCAAAGACGCCATCGAGGCACACCTGACCATCGTCTTCACCGCCCTGGCCGTCACCCGCGAAGTCCAGAACCGCACCGGACTCGCGATCCGCAACGTCCTCCGTCAACTACGCCCACTACGATCCGCGACCCTCGCGATCAACAACGCCACCCAGACGTTCCCACCCCAAATCGACCCCGACCAGCAAGCCATCATCAACGCCCTCACGCCGAGCGGACCTCAGGCACTAACGAAATGA
- a CDS encoding tetratricopeptide repeat protein, which produces MWQDGNVDLLVWVTATSRSNIIAAYAQAIAEATGFGNTDPEQAAERFMTWLATTSRRWLVVLDDLIDPDDLRGLWPPHDLRAGRTVVTTRRRDAGLIAGREVIDVELFTPEESVAYLNAKLVGLPNLNDDPDGLAAGLGHLPLALAQAVAYMIDRNLTCTGYRRRYATRQLPDLTPLSLPDQHRAIVAATWQLSIERADRLTAGLAQALLGMAALLDPNGIPTELFTTSAALGYCITSTRQTDDDVRDALNVLRQLSLATLADDGRMLRVHALVQRAVRDNTPPETTPASAQAAADALFESWPETERDAAREQARRSNTNALLKNSGNSLLRPNLHPVLNVAGISLGSTGQLAATLGYFDSLYKKAKSLLGDLHPDTLTMRNNRATFRQRAGDLAGAIIEFEAILRERSQVLGVDHPDTLTTRNNLATCRGEAGDSAGAAKALALLVDDFSRLLGSDDRRTLTTRSNAAHWRSETGDNDGAVAAYQTIVDDFERIFGADDHDTLVARSNLARARGRSGDSTGALASYEKVLAARIRILGPQDPETLATEHLVAIWRGRVGDCEDAIRVADGVRQKSERLLGDNHPEVLRIRNTLARLLGEVGDLDAAILEFSELVKDRTSILGSAHPETLTTRHNLADCLGRSGKIEEAIKLTAVALEDSRRVSGPHDPLTLRVQATFARLHGEQGDAATALSLHSDLVERHVRAHGAVHQETFTARHNRAHWLATAGDIRGAIDALSELLNNQSDAWGDNHPGLITTLHSLALWQGRVGAYDDAVSNAMRSLRLAIKELGRSDYLTLTVRENVAYWLAARGDKSLALRMYRILLAEQERILGSDHADTRTTRNQIADLRLNI; this is translated from the coding sequence ATGTGGCAAGACGGCAATGTCGATTTGCTGGTCTGGGTGACCGCAACCTCCCGGAGCAATATCATCGCCGCTTATGCGCAGGCCATTGCTGAGGCCACGGGGTTCGGCAACACCGACCCGGAACAGGCTGCGGAACGGTTCATGACCTGGTTGGCTACCACGAGTCGACGATGGTTGGTGGTCCTGGACGACTTAATCGATCCCGATGATCTGAGGGGCCTATGGCCACCGCATGACCTTCGCGCCGGGCGTACGGTGGTGACCACACGCCGCCGCGACGCCGGCCTGATCGCCGGCCGCGAGGTCATTGATGTCGAGCTCTTTACCCCAGAGGAATCGGTCGCCTACCTAAACGCGAAACTCGTTGGCCTGCCGAACCTTAACGACGATCCTGACGGGCTGGCGGCAGGCCTCGGTCACCTACCGCTCGCGCTGGCCCAGGCTGTCGCCTACATGATTGATCGGAATCTCACCTGCACCGGCTACCGCCGCCGATACGCCACCCGGCAACTGCCGGATCTCACACCGCTGTCACTGCCCGATCAGCACCGCGCCATCGTCGCCGCGACCTGGCAACTATCTATCGAACGCGCCGACCGTCTCACCGCCGGCCTCGCCCAAGCCCTCCTGGGGATGGCCGCCCTGCTGGATCCCAACGGCATCCCTACCGAGCTATTCACCACATCTGCCGCCCTCGGCTACTGCATTACTAGCACCCGCCAGACCGACGACGATGTCCGGGACGCACTAAACGTATTGCGGCAGCTTAGCCTCGCCACCCTCGCTGACGACGGCCGGATGCTGCGCGTCCACGCCCTCGTGCAACGAGCGGTCCGCGACAACACGCCACCTGAGACCACCCCTGCTTCGGCCCAGGCAGCGGCAGACGCCCTATTCGAATCCTGGCCGGAAACCGAACGCGACGCCGCCCGGGAACAAGCACGACGCAGCAACACGAACGCGCTATTAAAAAATTCGGGAAATTCACTCTTACGTCCGAATCTACATCCGGTACTAAACGTGGCTGGAATCAGCCTAGGGAGCACCGGTCAGCTTGCGGCCACCCTCGGTTACTTCGATTCACTGTACAAGAAGGCGAAATCACTGCTGGGAGATCTTCATCCCGATACGCTAACCATGCGCAACAACCGAGCAACATTCCGTCAAAGGGCTGGAGATCTCGCTGGCGCGATCATTGAATTCGAGGCAATCCTTCGCGAACGTTCACAAGTGCTCGGCGTCGACCATCCAGACACTCTGACGACCCGCAACAATTTAGCCACCTGCCGGGGCGAAGCTGGGGACTCGGCAGGTGCCGCAAAAGCCCTCGCTCTGCTCGTCGATGATTTCTCACGTCTGCTGGGATCGGACGACCGTCGAACTTTAACAACTCGGAGCAACGCCGCCCACTGGCGTAGCGAGACCGGCGATAATGATGGAGCAGTTGCAGCTTACCAAACGATCGTCGACGACTTTGAGCGAATCTTTGGCGCAGACGATCATGATACTCTCGTTGCGCGAAGCAACCTTGCTCGCGCGAGAGGTCGTAGCGGTGATTCTACTGGTGCCTTGGCATCCTACGAGAAGGTGCTGGCAGCCAGAATTCGGATTCTTGGACCCCAAGATCCAGAGACACTCGCAACCGAGCACCTGGTTGCTATTTGGCGGGGCAGGGTGGGTGACTGCGAAGACGCGATTCGCGTAGCTGATGGCGTCCGCCAGAAATCTGAAAGACTACTAGGAGACAACCATCCCGAAGTCTTGAGGATTCGGAACACGCTCGCCAGATTATTAGGAGAGGTGGGTGATCTCGATGCCGCCATTTTAGAGTTCTCTGAATTAGTAAAAGACCGCACGTCGATATTGGGATCTGCTCATCCCGAGACCTTGACTACTCGGCATAACCTTGCGGACTGCCTGGGGCGTTCTGGAAAGATAGAGGAGGCGATTAAGCTGACTGCAGTCGCCCTCGAAGACTCTCGACGCGTATCGGGGCCGCATGATCCATTAACCCTGAGGGTGCAGGCGACTTTTGCGCGGCTTCATGGAGAGCAGGGTGATGCGGCAACCGCGCTCTCCCTGCATTCTGACTTGGTGGAGCGTCATGTGCGAGCCCACGGGGCCGTTCATCAGGAAACCTTTACTGCACGGCATAACCGCGCTCACTGGCTAGCTACGGCGGGGGACATCAGGGGCGCTATAGATGCACTGTCGGAGTTGCTGAATAATCAGTCGGATGCATGGGGCGACAATCATCCGGGATTGATTACAACGCTTCATTCTTTGGCGCTTTGGCAAGGCAGGGTGGGTGCCTATGATGACGCGGTAAGCAACGCCATGAGATCCCTACGGCTCGCGATCAAAGAACTTGGAAGAAGTGACTACCTTACGCTGACCGTGAGGGAGAATGTGGCATACTGGCTCGCCGCACGCGGCGACAAGTCACTTGCATTACGGATGTACCGGATTCTGCTTGCAGAGCAGGAACGCATTCTTGGGTCGGATCACGCTGACACCCGCACCACGAGGAACCAGATTGCCGACCTCCGATTGAATATTTAG